A stretch of the Psychroserpens sp. Hel_I_66 genome encodes the following:
- a CDS encoding alpha/beta fold hydrolase encodes MKLHSQIIGKGKPFVILHGFLGMSDNWKTLGNKFGDAGFEIHLVDQRNHGRSFHSEDFNYEVLSKDLKTYCEDHDLEDIILLGHSMGGKTAMLFATEFPKLVSKLLIADISPRFYPTHHDAILEGLSSLDFQELKSRGAADKQLSKYVQEAGTRMFLLKNLYWIEKGKLALRINLDVLKEHVSEVGEALPIHSKFEKPTLFLRGDKSEYVMPTDEKLIKQHFPLAEIKTIRNAGHWLHAENPEDFYDAVINFITLTN; translated from the coding sequence AGGCATGAGCGATAACTGGAAAACACTTGGTAATAAATTTGGAGATGCAGGTTTTGAAATCCATCTCGTAGATCAACGTAACCACGGTAGAAGTTTTCATAGTGAAGACTTTAACTACGAGGTGTTATCTAAAGATTTAAAAACCTATTGCGAAGATCATGATCTTGAGGATATCATTCTCTTGGGCCATTCTATGGGTGGAAAAACTGCAATGCTTTTTGCTACGGAATTTCCAAAATTGGTTTCTAAATTATTAATTGCAGATATAAGTCCGCGTTTCTACCCAACCCATCACGATGCCATTTTAGAAGGATTATCTTCACTGGATTTTCAAGAATTAAAGAGTAGAGGAGCAGCAGATAAGCAATTATCAAAATATGTTCAAGAAGCTGGAACGCGCATGTTTTTGCTCAAGAACTTATATTGGATAGAAAAGGGTAAACTCGCTTTGCGTATCAATCTGGACGTTTTAAAAGAACATGTTTCAGAAGTTGGAGAGGCACTTCCAATCCATTCAAAATTTGAAAAGCCAACCTTGTTTCTAAGAGGTGATAAAAGCGAATATGTGATGCCAACAGACGAGAAATTAATAAAGCAGCACTTTCCGCTTGCGGAAATTAAAACCATAAGAAACGCAGGTCACTGGCTCCATGCAGAAAACCCTGAGGATTTTTACGATGCTGTGATTAATTTTATAACTTTAACTAACTAA